From a single Raphanus sativus cultivar WK10039 chromosome 3, ASM80110v3, whole genome shotgun sequence genomic region:
- the LOC108838400 gene encoding flavin-containing monooxygenase FMO GS-OX-like 4, whose translation MTSITARELRREGHSVVVFERQKHVGGTWNYTDHVERDPLSVDPTRPIVYSSVYRSLRTNLPRECMGFTDFPFVIRPGESRDPRRFPRHGEVVVIIGSSSSAVDISRDVAGVAKEVHVASWSNTADTFIKQNGHTNLWMHSVIERVQEDGSVVFQNGKTVLADVIMHCTGYKYHFPFLETSGSVAVDDNSVGPLYKHVFSPAFAPSLSFIGIAWKVLPFHLFELQSKWISGVLSGRIMLPSKEDMMVEIKTFYDTLEAQGIPKRYTHYLGLSQFEYFDWLASQCGCSGTEKWRKEMCLTSFMRVMKHPETYRDEWEDHHLVSQAYQDFLSIVLINKI comes from the exons ATGACTTCCATAACCG CGAGGGAGCTTCGACGGGAAGGTCACTCGGTGGTCGTGTTCGAGAGACAGAAACACGTCGGAGGAACATGGAACTACACCGATCACGTTGAACGTGATCCGCTAAGCGTTGACCCGACCCGACCCATAGTCTACTCGAGCGTCTACCGCTCCCTCCGGACTAACCTTCCACGAGAGTGCATGGGATTCACAGACTTCCCTTTCGTGATTCGACCCGGAGAGTCAAGAGATCCGAGGAGGTTTCCACGTCACGGTGAA GTTGTTGTGATTATTGGAAGCTCTTCAAGTGCTGTTGATATAAGCAGGGACGTTGCTGGAGTTGCCAAAGAGGTTCATGTGGCTTCTTGGTCAAATACAGCTGATACATTTATCAAACAGAATGGTCATACTAATCTGTGGATGCATTCAGTG ATTGAGCGTGTGCAGGAGGATGGTTCAGTGGTTTTTCAGAACGGGAAAACGGTTTTAGCCGATGTTATTATGCATTGCACTGGGTATAAGTATCACTTCCCATTTCTTGAAACCAGTGGAAGTGTTGCAGTAGATGATAACAGTGTTGGACCATTGTACAAACACGTCTTCTCTCCAGCATTTGCACCGTCGCTCTCCTTCATCGGTATAGCTTGGAAG GTTTTACCGTTCCATTTGTTTGAGCTGCAAAGCAAGTGGATTTCTGGTGTTTTATCGGGTCGGATCATGCTTCCTTCAAAAGAAGATATGATGGTGGAAATCAAAACCTTTTATGACACACTTGAAGCACAAGGGATTCCTAAGCGATATACTCACTATCTAGGCCTTTCACAA TTTGAGTACTTTGATTGGTTGGCTTCGCAATGTGGGTGCTCAGGAACTGAAAAATGGAGGAAAGAGATGTGTTTGACGAGTTTTATGCGGGTGATGAAGCATCCGGAGACGTATAGAGATGAATGGGAAGATCATCACTTGGTTTCTCAAGCTTATCAAGATTTTTTAAGTATAGTACTCATTAACAAAATATGA